Proteins found in one Clostridium kluyveri DSM 555 genomic segment:
- the uraA gene encoding uracil permease translates to MKNYVDVEEKLPLKITLPLSFQHLFAMVGATILVPILTGMSPSIALFCSGVGTLLYILCTKAKLPAYIGSSFAFITPILIASKNYGPEAMLSGVIASGLVYVIVAIIIKLCGVNWLNRALPPVVVGSIVIVIGLGLAGTAINWAGLNPSFVNDQMQNVPRWAWITVSVVTLAVGVIGSMYFRGFLAVIPILVAMIVGYILSLTLGIIPKQAINSILSSSFFKVPAFMFPKFNINAMLLMAPIAFVTLAEHIGHVYVTNNVVGRDFTKDPGLHRSILGDGVATMFAGFTGGPPNTTYGENIGVMAITKVYSVWVIGGAAVIAVVLSFIGPVATLIENMPMPVIGGVSILLFGIIASSGFRIFVEDKIDFSKNRNLILASVIIVIGIGGASLDFTLGGSPVQISGVALSTIIGIILNLILPQQSAAELKNSN, encoded by the coding sequence ATGAAAAATTATGTAGACGTAGAAGAAAAACTACCTTTAAAGATTACCCTGCCGCTGAGTTTTCAACATTTGTTCGCCATGGTAGGTGCTACTATACTTGTACCAATACTTACTGGCATGAGTCCATCCATTGCTTTATTCTGTAGTGGTGTAGGAACTCTTTTGTATATACTCTGTACCAAGGCCAAACTTCCTGCATATATAGGTTCTTCCTTTGCCTTTATAACTCCAATACTTATAGCTTCAAAAAACTATGGACCGGAAGCCATGCTTTCTGGTGTAATAGCTTCTGGATTGGTTTACGTGATTGTAGCAATTATAATAAAACTTTGTGGGGTAAATTGGCTAAATAGAGCTCTTCCCCCTGTGGTTGTGGGTTCCATAGTTATAGTTATAGGCTTAGGTCTTGCAGGTACAGCTATAAATTGGGCTGGGCTTAATCCTTCTTTTGTAAACGATCAAATGCAAAATGTTCCAAGGTGGGCCTGGATAACAGTTTCAGTAGTTACACTAGCTGTAGGAGTAATTGGAAGTATGTATTTTAGGGGTTTTCTTGCTGTAATACCTATACTTGTAGCTATGATAGTAGGTTATATACTCTCACTGACTTTAGGTATTATACCTAAACAAGCTATAAATTCTATACTATCCAGTAGTTTCTTTAAAGTACCTGCTTTTATGTTTCCCAAGTTTAATATAAATGCCATGCTGCTTATGGCTCCCATTGCCTTCGTTACTCTGGCAGAACATATAGGACATGTCTATGTGACCAACAATGTAGTTGGCAGAGACTTTACAAAGGATCCAGGTCTTCACAGATCTATATTGGGAGACGGTGTAGCCACAATGTTTGCAGGTTTTACAGGAGGACCTCCAAACACAACTTATGGAGAAAACATAGGTGTTATGGCTATAACTAAAGTATACAGCGTATGGGTTATAGGGGGTGCTGCAGTAATAGCTGTAGTTTTATCCTTCATAGGACCTGTAGCCACTCTTATTGAGAATATGCCCATGCCTGTAATAGGCGGGGTAAGTATACTGCTCTTTGGTATAATAGCATCTTCTGGTTTTAGAATATTTGTAGAAGATAAAATAGATTTTAGTAAAAATAGAAATCTTATACTTGCTTCTGTAATAATAGTAATAGGCATAGGAGGAGCTTCTTTAGATTTTACCTTGGGAGGTTCTCCAGTACAAATATCTGGGGTTGCACTTTCAACTATTATAGGAATAATATTAAATTTAATACTACCACAGCAAAGTGCTGCTGAATTAAAAAATTCAAACTAA
- a CDS encoding YggS family pyridoxal phosphate-dependent enzyme, producing MSIKENLDKIEEDLRESNVILVAVSKTKSIKDIQKVYDLGIRDFGENKVQEFVSKEPNLPEDIRWHFIGHLQRNKVKYIVGKVELIHSLDGVKLLQELEKHYKAKNLTANVLIQINIGCEENKTGIYLENLEELIEACELCTNVKVKGLMSVIPIGDEKSCRNYFRKMKYIFQDLKNKKFTNISMDILSMGMTHDYGVAVEEGSTLVRIGEGIFGKRNYNNK from the coding sequence TTGTCAATTAAGGAAAATTTAGATAAGATTGAAGAAGATTTAAGGGAAAGTAATGTTATTTTAGTAGCAGTCTCAAAAACAAAATCTATTAAAGATATACAGAAAGTCTACGATTTAGGTATTAGAGACTTTGGAGAAAATAAAGTTCAGGAATTTGTAAGTAAAGAACCTAACTTACCTGAAGATATAAGATGGCATTTTATAGGACATCTTCAAAGAAATAAAGTAAAATATATAGTAGGAAAGGTAGAACTTATTCATTCTCTAGATGGTGTAAAACTCCTTCAGGAATTAGAAAAACACTATAAAGCTAAAAATTTGACTGCAAATGTGCTTATTCAAATAAATATAGGATGTGAAGAAAATAAGACAGGCATATATTTAGAAAATTTAGAAGAATTAATAGAAGCCTGTGAGTTATGTACTAATGTTAAAGTTAAAGGTCTTATGTCTGTAATTCCAATAGGAGATGAAAAAAGTTGTAGAAACTATTTTCGAAAAATGAAATATATTTTTCAAGATTTAAAAAATAAGAAGTTTACAAACATCAGTATGGATATACTATCCATGGGTATGACTCATGATTATGGTGTGGCTGTTGAGGAAGGCTCTACTTTGGTAAGAATTGGGGAAGGTATATTTGGAAAGAGAAATTATAATAATAAATAG
- the spoVE gene encoding stage V sporulation protein E — MDKSDAKMSSIDFPLFTTIMLLTAIGVVMVYSASSYKAFFDKSTQDSMYFLKKQGLWALIGTFFMFCTIKVNYKKIRKYTKILMIICVVFLLIVFAFESTNGAQRWIRVGTVGFQPSELAKYIVVLYMARSIEVKGGRKIETLLYGVIPYLLVSGFYAGLVFAEKNLSIAAVIMIVTLIILYVSGAKIIHMLGVVGVVGLGGIAGIIFEPYRMARFTSFLNPWADPKGSGYQLIQSLLALGSGGIWGMGLGKSRQKCYYIPEPHTDFIFSIIGEELGLIGCTVVVVLFVVLVWRGIVIAIKAKDTYGTLVATGITSVIAVQAIINIAVVTGAMPVTGVPLPFISYGGSSLVINMIAMGILLNISRQSKYG; from the coding sequence ATTGATAAATCAGATGCTAAAATGAGTTCTATAGATTTTCCATTATTTACAACTATAATGTTATTAACGGCTATTGGAGTAGTAATGGTTTATAGTGCAAGTTCTTACAAAGCATTTTTTGACAAAAGCACACAAGACAGTATGTATTTTTTAAAGAAACAAGGCTTATGGGCACTTATAGGAACATTTTTTATGTTTTGTACAATTAAAGTGAATTATAAAAAAATAAGAAAATACACAAAGATACTTATGATAATATGTGTGGTATTTTTGCTTATTGTATTTGCTTTTGAATCTACTAATGGTGCTCAAAGGTGGATAAGAGTGGGAACTGTTGGATTTCAACCTTCAGAATTAGCTAAATATATTGTGGTTTTATATATGGCAAGAAGCATAGAAGTTAAAGGTGGAAGGAAAATAGAAACACTACTCTATGGAGTAATTCCCTATCTTTTAGTATCAGGATTTTATGCAGGACTTGTATTTGCAGAAAAAAATCTTAGTATAGCAGCTGTAATAATGATAGTTACCCTTATAATTTTATATGTTTCTGGGGCCAAAATTATCCACATGCTTGGAGTTGTGGGAGTGGTAGGACTTGGAGGAATAGCTGGTATAATATTTGAACCTTATAGAATGGCTAGATTTACAAGCTTTTTAAACCCCTGGGCAGATCCTAAAGGAAGTGGATATCAATTAATACAATCTCTTTTGGCATTAGGCTCTGGGGGAATATGGGGGATGGGGCTTGGGAAATCAAGGCAAAAATGTTACTACATACCGGAACCTCATACGGATTTTATATTTTCTATAATTGGAGAGGAACTTGGACTTATAGGATGTACAGTTGTGGTAGTTTTATTTGTGGTACTTGTATGGAGAGGTATTGTAATTGCAATAAAGGCTAAAGATACTTATGGCACTTTAGTAGCTACTGGAATAACTTCAGTTATTGCAGTGCAGGCTATAATAAATATAGCAGTTGTAACAGGGGCTATGCCGGTAACAGGAGTTCCATTACCTTTTATAAGTTATGGTGGTTCCTCACTTGTAATAAATATGATAGCCATGGGAATACTTTTAAATATATCAAGGCAAAGCAAATATGGTTAG
- a CDS encoding DivIVA domain-containing protein gives MLITAGEITNKEFKKSLRGYNIDEVDEFLDKIAESYEAMCKENSLLKEKLQLMEDKVNHYNKMENTIKGTLLLAQNTSEQVKENAKKESECILKNANDTAQKIIDKAHSDVIQINDEFERVKQEFSKFRTKFRSFVKTQLEMFDDMEKDFVKNYDIGYEVDEIPEEDVQVKSIEKVEPKGIEFSPSLRENNLNKEEYVEPIDKDDVYVDKYDTKEIGDIKDEIFTEEDELEEIKNFFVRG, from the coding sequence ATGTTGATAACTGCTGGAGAAATAACAAATAAAGAATTTAAAAAAAGTCTTAGAGGATATAATATAGACGAAGTAGATGAATTTTTGGATAAAATAGCAGAGTCTTATGAAGCTATGTGTAAAGAAAATTCTCTCTTAAAAGAAAAGCTTCAGCTTATGGAAGATAAGGTAAATCATTATAACAAAATGGAAAATACCATAAAAGGAACTCTCCTGTTAGCTCAAAATACCTCTGAACAGGTTAAGGAGAATGCAAAAAAGGAAAGTGAGTGTATATTGAAAAATGCCAATGATACTGCCCAGAAGATAATAGATAAAGCTCATAGTGATGTAATTCAAATTAATGATGAATTTGAGAGGGTAAAGCAGGAATTTAGTAAATTTAGAACAAAGTTTAGAAGTTTCGTTAAAACTCAATTGGAAATGTTTGATGATATGGAAAAAGATTTTGTAAAGAACTATGATATAGGCTATGAGGTAGATGAGATTCCTGAAGAGGATGTTCAGGTAAAAAGTATAGAAAAAGTAGAACCAAAGGGTATTGAATTTTCTCCATCCTTAAGAGAAAATAATTTAAATAAGGAAGAATATGTAGAGCCTATAGATAAAGATGATGTATATGTGGATAAGTATGATACCAAAGAAATAGGTGACATTAAAGATGAAATTTTTACAGAGGAAGATGAGTTGGAAGAAATTAAAAATTTCTTTGTAAGAGGATAA
- a CDS encoding RNA-binding protein, translating into MDKNTFLSKFHFHNESEILSIYDKIILANKIHKNIFTSEFYPPNLWKTLEDFKGQVGINVYSHGIFENAERKILVFSQSEVLDYPVRLMKIKCSSKFVSLQHKDYLGALMALGIKRGKFGDLIVKENNECYAAVHEDISDYVYMNLSSIGKCECNITFLDTNITEIPDYNFKTFDINTSSLRIDCLLSSMCRISRSKSEELMKQGKVLLDYLPVTKKDKTINDSGCVITVRGYGKFKVVKKLGYTKRGGCKLHIKKFN; encoded by the coding sequence ATGGACAAAAATACTTTTTTAAGTAAATTTCACTTTCATAATGAAAGTGAAATACTATCTATATACGATAAAATAATTTTAGCAAATAAAATTCATAAAAATATATTTACGTCGGAGTTTTATCCCCCAAATCTCTGGAAGACCTTAGAGGATTTTAAAGGGCAAGTCGGGATAAATGTGTATAGCCATGGCATATTTGAAAATGCAGAAAGAAAGATTTTAGTATTTTCACAAAGTGAGGTATTAGATTATCCTGTAAGGCTTATGAAAATAAAATGCAGCTCCAAGTTTGTCAGCCTTCAACATAAAGATTATTTAGGGGCACTTATGGCACTAGGAATTAAAAGAGGAAAATTTGGGGATTTGATAGTAAAAGAAAATAATGAATGTTATGCAGCTGTTCATGAAGATATAAGTGATTATGTATATATGAATTTAAGCAGTATAGGAAAATGTGAATGTAATATAACTTTTTTGGATACTAATATAACTGAAATTCCTGACTATAATTTTAAAACTTTTGATATAAATACTTCATCACTTAGAATTGATTGTTTACTCAGTTCCATGTGTAGAATATCTAGAAGTAAATCAGAAGAACTTATGAAACAAGGAAAGGTACTTTTAGATTATTTGCCTGTGACTAAAAAAGATAAAACTATAAACGATTCTGGGTGTGTTATAACTGTGAGAGGATATGGAAAGTTTAAGGTTGTAAAAAAGTTGGGTTATACTAAAAGAGGAGGATGTAAACTTCACATAAAAAAATTTAATTGA
- a CDS encoding YggT family protein, giving the protein MISSTLAVAISLLFRFLEAAIILDVILSWIMPGRGNAFVELLHVFTEPLMRPGRMLQERIMPGLMIDFSPIIAFFMIDIIRGIVFAIIGMFV; this is encoded by the coding sequence ATGATAAGCAGTACTTTAGCCGTTGCAATATCTCTTTTATTTAGATTTCTCGAGGCTGCTATTATATTGGATGTAATTTTATCATGGATTATGCCAGGAAGAGGTAATGCTTTTGTAGAACTTTTGCATGTGTTTACAGAACCTCTTATGAGGCCTGGTAGAATGCTTCAAGAAAGAATTATGCCTGGGCTTATGATAGATTTTTCACCTATAATAGCTTTTTTTATGATAGATATAATAAGGGGAATTGTATTTGCAATAATTGGAATGTTTGTGTGA
- the lspA gene encoding signal peptidase II, which yields MEIFIILLGIAADRLTKVWIIQNLSENSHMDVVSNLVSFLYIKNKGAAFGILQNKLYLLAAITIVVIIGMIYYIFKFKPQSKIIKISLSLIISGALGNLIDRILYKYVVDFIAFHIGDIYYFPIFNIADILVVTGTIVLAFYLLKEEKYEN from the coding sequence ATGGAGATATTTATAATACTACTAGGGATTGCGGCAGATAGACTTACCAAAGTGTGGATCATACAAAATTTATCCGAAAATTCTCATATGGATGTAGTGAGCAATTTAGTATCATTCCTTTATATAAAGAATAAAGGGGCTGCCTTTGGAATTTTACAAAATAAATTATATTTGCTTGCTGCAATAACAATAGTTGTAATCATAGGCATGATATATTATATTTTTAAATTCAAGCCTCAATCAAAAATAATTAAAATAAGTCTGTCACTTATAATAAGTGGAGCTTTGGGTAATTTGATAGATAGAATACTATATAAATATGTAGTTGATTTTATAGCATTTCATATTGGAGATATTTACTATTTCCCTATATTTAATATAGCTGATATCCTAGTGGTAACAGGTACTATAGTATTGGCATTTTATTTGTTAAAGGAAGAAAAATATGAAAATTAG
- a CDS encoding cell division protein SepF, translated as MAGKMINKMMGFLGLEDDLEEDIEEVEEGKNTKNDFTDVESIMNSKRQNKVVSIHTTISAKVRIVKPTTYEEAADICDELKNRKIIVINTTGLETRIAQRLLDFMGGASYALGGDLEEIEKGVYILSPSSVEVSSDLKNELSAKKIFGWK; from the coding sequence ATGGCTGGCAAGATGATAAACAAAATGATGGGATTTTTAGGGTTAGAAGATGATTTAGAAGAGGATATAGAAGAAGTTGAAGAGGGGAAAAATACAAAAAATGATTTTACAGATGTAGAGAGTATTATGAATTCTAAAAGACAAAATAAAGTTGTAAGCATACATACTACAATATCAGCTAAAGTTAGGATAGTTAAGCCAACTACCTATGAAGAAGCAGCGGATATATGTGATGAACTTAAAAATAGAAAGATTATAGTTATAAATACTACAGGATTAGAAACCAGAATAGCCCAGAGATTGTTAGATTTTATGGGTGGAGCAAGTTATGCATTGGGTGGAGATCTGGAGGAAATAGAAAAGGGAGTATATATACTTTCCCCATCTAGTGTAGAAGTTAGCAGTGATTTAAAAAATGAGTTATCTGCAAAAAAAATATTTGGCTGGAAATAA
- a CDS encoding DUF881 domain-containing protein → MRKLTSQISMALVCGILGFMLAYQFKVLMKQENAFNLSRENGTDITVEIEQYKKEKSALEAKVSELQNKIKDYEDAMANKSDSTKSLLKDLEDSRMLTGEVDVKGPGVIIYLTPDSKLFTNNNIGNHITDKDLAYLVNELRFAGAEAISINDIRIVLRTGIRTAGNYILINDEKISPSSRIVIKAIGDKNLLYSAMGFPEVFTDLKTICEVKFEKSDSINIEKYSGTYKFEYAKPVKE, encoded by the coding sequence ATGCGTAAGTTAACCTCTCAAATTAGTATGGCTTTAGTATGTGGTATACTTGGATTTATGCTTGCTTACCAGTTTAAAGTACTTATGAAACAAGAAAATGCCTTTAATTTAAGTAGAGAAAATGGTACAGATATCACGGTAGAGATAGAGCAGTATAAAAAAGAAAAGAGTGCATTGGAGGCAAAAGTAAGTGAGCTTCAAAATAAAATAAAAGACTATGAAGATGCTATGGCCAATAAAAGTGACTCTACAAAAAGTCTTCTGAAAGATTTGGAGGATAGTAGAATGCTTACAGGAGAAGTAGATGTAAAAGGTCCTGGTGTAATAATATACTTGACTCCAGATAGTAAGCTCTTTACCAATAATAATATTGGTAATCATATAACTGATAAGGATTTAGCTTATTTGGTAAATGAACTTAGGTTTGCAGGGGCAGAGGCTATATCTATAAATGATATAAGGATTGTTTTGAGGACAGGCATAAGAACTGCAGGCAATTATATACTTATAAATGATGAAAAAATATCACCTTCAAGTAGAATAGTAATAAAGGCTATAGGAGATAAAAATTTACTTTACAGTGCCATGGGATTTCCTGAAGTGTTTACAGATCTGAAAACCATATGTGAGGTTAAATTTGAAAAATCAGACAGCATAAATATAGAAAAATATAGTGGCACATATAAATTTGAGTATGCAAAACCTGTAAAAGAATAA
- a CDS encoding 5'-methylthioadenosine/adenosylhomocysteine nucleosidase, whose translation MIIGIIGAMDEELEIILSELKVHKTRLKANMKFNSGRLYDKDIIVVRSGIGKVNAAICTQILIDDFKVDIIINVGIAGGVADDIYPGDIVIADNLVQHDVNAVAFGYEIGQIPRVDTYDFKCDKKLIEKVKDACSKMENKNSFVGRIVTGDEFVSSAEKVKYLYKEFNALACEMEGGSIAQVAYLNNVPFVIIRSISDNANNGASIEYEKFAPIAIKNSTEILKSVIKNL comes from the coding sequence ATGATTATTGGAATTATTGGAGCTATGGATGAAGAACTAGAGATAATATTGTCTGAATTAAAAGTTCATAAAACTCGATTAAAAGCTAATATGAAGTTTAATTCAGGAAGGTTATATGATAAAGACATAATAGTAGTAAGAAGTGGTATAGGAAAAGTAAATGCAGCAATATGTACTCAGATACTTATAGATGATTTTAAAGTGGATATAATAATAAATGTGGGTATTGCCGGGGGAGTAGCAGATGATATATATCCTGGAGATATAGTTATAGCAGATAATTTGGTACAGCACGATGTTAATGCTGTAGCCTTTGGATATGAAATAGGACAAATCCCCAGAGTAGATACATATGATTTTAAATGTGATAAAAAGCTTATAGAAAAAGTTAAAGATGCTTGTTCCAAGATGGAAAATAAAAATAGTTTTGTGGGAAGAATAGTTACAGGAGATGAATTTGTTTCAAGTGCAGAAAAAGTAAAATATTTATACAAGGAATTCAATGCTCTTGCTTGTGAAATGGAGGGCGGAAGTATTGCCCAGGTAGCTTATTTAAACAATGTGCCTTTTGTTATAATAAGATCTATATCAGATAATGCAAATAATGGTGCCAGCATAGAATATGAAAAATTTGCACCTATAGCTATAAAAAATTCTACAGAAATATTAAAAAGTGTAATTAAAAACTTATAA
- a CDS encoding cell division protein FtsQ/DivIB has translation MILKRRRKKRLKKTCMGMVFLIAVFLILCLKLPYFNIHHIKVYGNKSISSSEIIRNSKMYTGNNIFYINLRSIKNNILTNPYIKETTITRVLPDTININVKERSSIFYCQNSNTYFVIDKTGILLEERDNINNMQLVKLEGINYSNKDIGKTTENKDDRKIKAITAFGNMVENNDLSFRVTDLDVSNPIDIKVYFNNICVKLGTVDDIDKKINRAVNVLLDANLVSAKGYIDVRFNTNPVFFTEN, from the coding sequence TTGATTCTTAAAAGAAGGAGAAAAAAAAGGTTAAAAAAGACATGTATGGGTATGGTTTTCCTCATAGCGGTATTTCTTATACTATGTTTAAAATTGCCTTATTTTAATATACACCATATTAAAGTATATGGTAATAAAAGTATTTCAAGTAGTGAAATTATTCGTAATTCCAAAATGTATACGGGAAATAATATATTTTATATTAATCTAAGAAGTATAAAGAACAATATATTGACTAACCCTTATATAAAGGAGACTACAATAACTAGAGTTCTTCCTGATACTATAAATATAAATGTTAAAGAAAGGTCTTCTATATTTTATTGCCAAAACAGTAATACATATTTTGTTATAGATAAAACAGGTATTTTGCTTGAGGAAAGAGATAACATAAATAATATGCAGTTAGTAAAATTAGAAGGTATAAATTATAGTAACAAAGATATAGGTAAAACTACAGAAAATAAGGATGATAGGAAAATTAAAGCTATAACTGCTTTTGGAAATATGGTTGAAAACAATGACTTGTCTTTTAGAGTAACTGATTTAGATGTGAGTAATCCAATAGATATTAAGGTCTATTTTAATAATATATGTGTAAAGTTAGGAACTGTAGATGATATAGATAAAAAAATAAATAGGGCGGTAAATGTATTATTAGATGCAAATTTAGTCAGTGCTAAAGGATACATAGATGTAAGATTTAATACCAATCCTGTATTTTTTACTGAAAACTAG
- a CDS encoding small basic family protein has translation MIGFIGLILGIIIGIVWNVNIPDKFSPYMSVAILACLDSVFGAIRANLSKHFRLDIFISGFFGNAVLAAALAYLGDKLGVPIYLAAVIVFGGRIFDNFAIIRRLLIEKTKLRQ, from the coding sequence ATGATAGGTTTTATTGGTCTTATACTAGGAATAATTATAGGAATAGTCTGGAATGTGAATATTCCAGATAAATTTTCCCCTTATATGTCTGTGGCAATTCTAGCTTGTTTAGATTCTGTGTTTGGTGCCATAAGGGCTAATCTGTCTAAGCATTTCCGATTGGATATTTTCATATCTGGCTTTTTTGGAAATGCAGTACTGGCAGCAGCACTTGCTTATTTGGGAGACAAGCTTGGGGTGCCCATATATTTAGCGGCAGTTATAGTTTTTGGAGGAAGAATATTTGATAATTTTGCTATTATACGAAGGCTGTTAATAGAAAAAACCAAATTACGTCAATGA
- a CDS encoding RluA family pseudouridine synthase, translated as MKIRNFLVNDDEENLRLDLFICKHIQDKSRSYIQNLIEDNLVEVNHRMKKSNYKTKTGDNIKVSLPDAVELNIKGEDIKLDILYEDSDVIVVNKPQGMIVHPASGVYTGTLVNALLNHCREDLSGINGIARPGIVHRIDKDTSGILVIAKNDMSHNKLSEQLKDHSMTREYIALVEGIIKEEKGSLDKPIGRHKKDKIKMAVVEGGKRAVTHYEVIKRFKEYTLVKCILETGRTHQIRVHMCYLGHPVVGDPVYGYKKQKFNLKGQLLHAQKLGFIHPGTGTYMEFQVEVPEYFKRIIDILSNER; from the coding sequence ATGAAAATTAGAAATTTTTTAGTAAATGATGATGAAGAAAATTTAAGATTGGATTTATTTATTTGCAAACATATTCAGGATAAATCCAGATCCTATATTCAAAATTTAATAGAAGATAATTTGGTGGAAGTAAATCATAGGATGAAAAAATCCAATTATAAAACTAAAACAGGAGACAACATTAAGGTTTCTTTGCCAGATGCTGTGGAACTTAATATAAAAGGGGAGGATATAAAACTTGATATACTATATGAAGATAGTGATGTAATTGTGGTAAATAAGCCTCAGGGAATGATAGTGCATCCAGCTTCAGGAGTATATACAGGTACTTTAGTAAATGCACTTTTAAATCACTGCAGAGAGGATTTGTCAGGTATAAATGGAATTGCAAGACCAGGTATAGTACATAGGATAGACAAGGATACTTCTGGAATACTTGTTATTGCCAAGAATGATATGTCTCACAATAAATTATCAGAACAGTTAAAGGATCATTCTATGACCAGAGAGTACATAGCCTTAGTTGAAGGAATTATAAAAGAAGAAAAAGGAAGCTTGGATAAACCTATTGGAAGACATAAAAAAGATAAAATAAAAATGGCAGTGGTAGAAGGTGGTAAAAGAGCTGTCACCCATTATGAGGTAATTAAAAGATTTAAAGAGTACACTCTGGTTAAATGTATACTTGAAACAGGAAGAACCCATCAAATAAGAGTACATATGTGCTATTTAGGACATCCTGTTGTGGGGGATCCGGTGTATGGGTATAAAAAACAGAAGTTTAATTTAAAAGGCCAGCTGCTTCACGCCCAAAAGTTAGGGTTTATACACCCAGGTACAGGTACATACATGGAGTTTCAGGTGGAAGTGCCGGAGTATTTTAAGAGAATAATAGATATTTTATCTAATGAAAGATGA
- a CDS encoding DUF881 domain-containing protein produces MKATEANIFVFIASVIIGILISMNISIYKGNTKKTVFLSAKQYQDAYSYKNQLYSEILSLTGQYNDSYDKLKKYMNNEENEAQVISTINEEIDKANILLGKVAVEGQGISIYLDDATMEDGLDVFEYQMRIVHNTDIIQVINDLKNADAEAISINGHRIVDSSEVYCSGPFLRVNGVKIAAPFLIDAIGNKDVLYNYMMSNENYLKTMMIRKIKVNVEKSDNIQIPAYNGEYKVHFMEKEN; encoded by the coding sequence ATGAAGGCCACTGAAGCCAATATTTTTGTTTTTATAGCTTCTGTAATTATAGGTATACTTATATCTATGAATATAAGTATTTACAAGGGAAATACTAAAAAAACAGTATTTTTAAGTGCAAAACAGTATCAAGATGCATATAGTTATAAAAATCAGCTTTATAGTGAAATATTATCATTAACAGGTCAGTATAATGACAGCTATGATAAACTAAAAAAATATATGAATAATGAGGAAAATGAAGCTCAGGTTATAAGCACTATAAATGAAGAGATAGATAAAGCTAATATATTACTTGGAAAGGTAGCTGTGGAAGGTCAGGGAATAAGCATATATTTAGATGATGCTACCATGGAAGATGGATTGGATGTATTTGAATATCAGATGAGAATTGTTCATAATACTGATATTATACAGGTAATAAATGATTTAAAAAATGCAGATGCAGAAGCAATTTCTATAAATGGGCATAGAATAGTAGATAGTTCTGAAGTATATTGCAGCGGACCTTTTTTAAGAGTGAATGGAGTGAAGATTGCAGCTCCTTTTTTAATTGATGCCATAGGAAATAAAGACGTACTCTATAATTATATGATGTCAAATGAAAATTATTTAAAGACAATGATGATTAGAAAAATAAAGGTGAATGTGGAAAAGTCTGATAATATACAAATACCTGCTTATAATGGAGAATATAAAGTACATTTTATGGAGAAGGAAAATTAA